Proteins encoded in a region of the Elaeis guineensis isolate ETL-2024a chromosome 7, EG11, whole genome shotgun sequence genome:
- the LOC105048255 gene encoding reticulon-like protein B2: MAEHSEESSSKPVSLMEKIVDKLHGHDDSSSDSDNEKSEPSASSIKANIYRLFGRERPVHKVLGGGKPADVFLWRNKKISAGVLGGATAVWVLFELLEYHLLTLVCHCLILSLAILFLWSNASIFINKAPPRILEVSIPKDLAVNVALSLRYEINRAIAVLREITSGQDLKKFLAVIAGLWVLLVLGSCCNFMTLFYIMVVTLHTVPVLYEKYEDKVDSFAEKAMTEIKKQYKVFDAKVLSKIPREPLKDKKH, translated from the exons ATGGCTGAGCACTCGGAGGAGTCGAGCTCGAAGCCGGTGTCGCTGATGGAGAAGATCGTCGACAAGCTCCACGGCCACGACGACTCCTCGTCCGATTCGGACAACGAGAAATCGGAGCCGTCCGCCTCATCTATCAAGGCCAACATCTATCGCCTCTTCGGGCGGGAGAGGCCGGTCCACAAGGTTCTCGGCGGTGGCAAGC CTGCTGATGTGTTCCTATGGAGGAACAAGAAGATCTCCGCCGGAGTGCTTGGTGGGGCCACCGCCGTCTGGGTTCTGTTCGAGCTGCTCGAGTACCATCTGCTCACTCTAGTCTGTCACTGCCTCATTCTCTCGTTGGCCATCCTCTTCCTCTGGTCCAATGCTAGCATCTTCATCAACAA GGCTCCACCACGCATACTAGAGGTGAGCATTCCCAAAGACCTGGCCGTGAATGTTGCGCTCTCTTTGAGGTATGAGATTAACAGGGCCATTGCTGTTCTAAGGGAGATCACATCAGGACAGGACCTGAAGAAGTTCCTTGCT GTGATTGCTGGACTCTGGGTTCTTTTGGTCCTTGGGAGCTGCTGCAATTTCATGACCTTGTTCTACATCA TGGTTGTGACGTTGCATACTGTGCCGGTTCTGTATGAGAAGTATGAGGACAAGGTCGACTCATTTGCAGAGAAGGCAATGACAGAAATTAAGAAGCAGTATAAGGTGTTTGATGCTAAGGTTTTAAGTAAGATTCCCAGGGAGCCATTGAAGGATAAGAAGCACTGA